The Eriocheir sinensis breed Jianghai 21 chromosome 54, ASM2467909v1, whole genome shotgun sequence genome segment ATTTCTCGATTTCCGTTCTCCCGACACATAATTCTGCACGGCGGGTTTTCATACGTTCCATCATTCTGATTGCGCATGGAGACTGCTTCCGTGCTGCCCTCCTGGTCCTGTACTGCATCTTCACCAGCGTCAGTATCCCCCTCTGTCCTGGTAGTCTTCACTGAACCCTCGACTCCATCAATGTCCAACGTTATCTTTGATGAGACACCTGCAGTCGTACCTTCTTCACGAGAGCTAATGTGAGGGGTTGTCTCAGCCATGGTAGTGTCCTCCATGGCTGTGTCTATATCCAAAGGGCTGAAGTGAGGGCTTGTTTCAGTGTTAGTAGTGACCTCCGTGACCTTATCTGCTTCCAAAGGGGTGAAGTGAGGGCCTGTTCCAGCATTAGTAGTGACCTCCATGACCTTATCTGTTTCCAAAGGGGTGAAGTGAGGCCTCATTTCACTGTTAGTCATGTCACGATCCCCAACCATcacctcccacttctcctcccaCTCACTGCCACTTCCCTCGTCCAGGTGATTCGAACTTGGCACCTCCGTCTCCCCTAGGGCCGGGTGAGGGGGGGTACGGGGCTGTGAGGCGGGGGCGAGGGAGGGTGTGCGCAGTGTTGGGATGAGGGGGTGATTGGGTGAGGCAGGGGAAGCATCCTCGGCCAGTGTAAGTACGTTCATTGcggtctctctctcatcctcgtaATCACCAGACGTTTGTTTTCCTTGCTTGTGTTCTTGGGTTGCTACACTAGTGAGGGAGGTGGTGTTACtgctggtgttagtggtagtcttagtcttggtgttggtggtatttgAAGCCTTCAAGAACGTTTTAGAATCCATGGTTATGCTCTCGATACCTGTGGCAGAACTTGGGGTGTCATTATTGTCCGTGCTCAGGCTTGTGGTGTGTAAAGCAGGAGTGTGTGTGTCCCtggtgatggtagaggtggtgatgtgTCTGGTACTAATGGAGGTGGGGGTGTGGCTATCTCTGGTGTCCTTAGTATTGGTGATAGGCTTTGCTGTGGTAGAGAAattagcaatggtggtggtggaggtttgtCTTGCTGATATCGGGTTGTCcataatggaagagaaggaggaggaggaggaggaggtggtggtgatatcccCTGTGCTGGTGGTGTGTCTAAGGGCGGTTGACTTATTCCTTCCCTTGGTGGTAGTCTCAGGAGTGGTGGTTTGCCCTACAGAGCTTGGGGTATCCTTTCCATTGTTTGTATCAGTTTTATGAGAATGAGGAGTGTGAGTGATCCCAGTGGTGTGTCTTATAGCAGCTACCTTATCTATTCTGTCAGTAGGTATATCAGGAGTGTAAGTGTTCCTGGTATTAGTGGTTCGTCTTGCAGTGGTCATCTTATCCCTTCCATCCGTAAAAGTATCAGGAGAGTAAGTGTTCCTAGTATGACCGGTTCGTCTAGCAGCTAACTTATCCCTTCCATTCAGAGTATCAGTGTTACGAGCGTTCCCAAGACTGGTGTGAGTTCCGGCAATGCTGAGTGTGTGGTGTGCGGCGCTGGTGTTCCCGGTGCTGGCAGTGATAGCGCTGGTGTCCCCGTCAGGCGAGGAGGGGTCTTCATCCCTAGTAGTGGTGTCCCTGTGGCTGGCAGTGGTGGCTTTAGGGTCCGGGGTCAGGGCATGTGGTGTGGCCCGGCCCGTGTGGCTCTGGGGGCGTGCGTTCCGACTAGATTGCTGTGTGGTGCTGTGTGATGCGCCGCTATAGGCACCCCTTGCGAGATGATGTGTCACCTGCAACATAGGGAAGGGTGTTAGGTGGGGATATGTAGGTGGTGGGCAGACTTTGGTGAATAGAAAGACCCTCAGACGTTAATCTATTGTTTGCTAAATGGAAAGTTCAGGTCCCTCCACTGTGGATAATCTAGCTTAATTTACTATCCAAGACTTTGCTACGTAAGATAAGAGACTTTGATGCATAGAAAGGCCATCTGACGTTAATCCAGACTCTGCTAAAAGGAGAGTTCAGGTCCCTCCACTGTGGATAATCTAGCTTAATTTACAATCCAAGACTTTGCTACGTAAGATAAGAGACTTTGATGCATAGAAAGGCCCTCTGACGTTAATCCAGACTCTGCTAAAAGGAGAGTTCAGGTCCCTCCACTGTGGATAATCTAGCTTGCTTTTCTCTCTAAGACTTTGCTATGTAAGATTAGAGACTTTGGTACATAAAAAGGCCCTCTGAGGTTGATCTATACTTTGCTAAATGGAGAGTTCAGGTCCGTCTGCTGTGGTTAATCTAGCTTCCTTTACTAAGACTATGCTACATAAGAGTTGAAGGCTCTCCACAAAGTTTGATTTAGGTAGTTTTAAGCAAGTTTCAGTTAAGTCTACGCAAACTCAAGAGGTAAATGGAGTGGAGGAGTTGTATTAGAGCATCCAATCTTGCTGGCAGTATATTACAACACAAGACAGGGTGGGCAGTGCAGTGGGTCATGGTAACACTGGTGGGTTAACACTACTATACAGTGCAGTGATGGGGCCTGTACAGTGGGTCATGGTAACACTGTACAGAAGGTCATGGTAACACTGTACAGAAGGTCATGGTAACACTGGTGGGTCGTGTACAGTGGGTCATGGTAACACTGGTAGGTTAACCATACAGTAGAGTGGATTGATGGGGCCTGTACAATGTTAGACAGAACCACCTTAtctggtacacacacacgcagccatGGTACACTCAGCTACGGTACACACACTCAGCCATGGTACACACACTCAGCCATGGTACGCACACTCAGCTACCGTACACACACTCACAGCCATGGTACATTCAGCTACGGTACAAATGCAGAAATATGTTTGGTGCAGGGGGTGGTACAATTGTATGCATTAATTACCATGTTAAAGTAAtgtcagtccacacacacacacacacacacacacacacacacacacacacaggctataTACACAACACTAGTTACCAAGAAAGGTTAAACTATGAAAAAGCCTGcaacattttctctttcccttccagtgATATCGATAACAACTCATCGTTGCAATTATCATCAGAATTGTTTGAGGCAGTGAATCatatatatagacaaaaataGGGTAGGCAAATTGGGCTTCAAGGAGAATATAGGCCAGAACTGGTTTACAAATAGGGCCATGGGTAAAGGTATACACTAGCTACTCATGGCCTCAGCGCTCATCTCCATTacactggcccttgagctgtGGACGAATGGAACAAATTTAGCAGTTTCCGTAATTGGTACAAATACGATGAAAGTTTTAAATGGAGGTTAGGTAGACGTATGGGCCAGAACTGGTGTACAAATAGGGCCATGGGTAAAGGTATACGCTAGCTGCTCATGGCCTCAgcgctcatctccatcacactgGGCCTTGAGCCGTGGACGAATGGAACGAATTTAGCAGTTTCCGTCATTGGTACAAATACGATGAAAGTTTTAAATGGAGGTTAGGCAGACGTATGGGCCAGAACTGGTGTACAAATAGGGCCATGGGTAAAGGTATACGCTAGCTGCTCATGGCCTCAgcgctcatctccatcacactggcccttgagACGTGGGTGAGATGAACGAATTTAGCAGTTTCCGTCGTTGGTACAAATACGGTGCAAACTTTAAATGGAGGTTAGGCAGACGTATGGGCCGAGGTGAGAGGTGGCGAGGAGCTGGTTCTAAGGAGGTGTCATGTGTAGGTCAACCAGCTGGCCTCTCTTATAGTCTCCTGATATTCTTGTGCATTAAGGAGATGGTATTAGTAGTGATTGTTGGGGTGATTACAGTGTTGGTAGCaatggtggtagaagtagttgtgagagaagaaggaggaggaggaggaggcagaggagaaaggaaagtaaaaaaaatatgtaaaagaggaagttgaggaacattagtagtgggaggaggaggaggaagcagaggagaaaggaaagtaaaaaagatgaagaagggaaagtggaggaacatTAGTagtgggatgaggaggaggaagaggaggctgaaaaggaaggaaaataaaaaaaatgaagaaaaagaggaagtggaggaacattagtagtgggaggaggaggaggaggaggaaggaaaagaaaaaaagatgaggaaaaaatagaaatagaagagagaagcaataggtgtagtagtagtagtagtagtagtagtagtagtgtccaTGTTACGGCAAGACATCGCAAACAGTCAATGTACAGGTCAATCAGGTTAATCAGTTACTGTACAGGTAGCAAAAAATTGACCAGGTAATTGGGTTAATCATCCACTGTATACAGGTGACCAGATACGTAATTAGGTTATTAAGTCGTACAGGTGAAAAAAGGGTTGACCAGGTGAGGGGGTTAATCAGTCACTGTATAGAGGTCAAAGGTCACCAGGTAAATACAGGTTAATTATGCAGTGCCTCGTGCAGCATTGCTAGTCACGAACATTTGAGGTGAGCGGGCGGGTGTGGGTGGGTCCCGGGGGGTGGGCTTGGGTGTGGGCGTGACCCGACTGGTATGCCCACGACCCATCTTGGCGTCGGGAAATTTTGTACTCATCGCCATCATCAGGAACGGTGACTGCAACGAGGATATGGCAACAGTGTGGGCTGGGGTAGGGTGGGGTGATGCTGGTGTTGGCGACAGTGTtgggtctggtgtgtgtgtgtgtgtgtgtgtgtgtgtgtgtgtgtgtgtgtgtggtgtttgaagTTGACTTGTTATCAGTGGAAAGAAAAACATCACAAAAAAACAATcataagaaaaaggaagtaaaggggatAAGGAGCTTTCATAATTAGAGGATTGAATGGTGcggaaaatacattgacaaaatagtggaggaaaatacattgacaaaacagtggaggaaaatacattgacaaaacAGTGAAGGAATATACATTGATAAAACAGTGgaggaaaatacattgacaaaacAGTGGAGGAATATACATTGACAAAACAGTGaaggaaaatacattgacaaaacAGTGGAGGAATATACATTGACAAAACAGTGaaggaaaatacattgacaaaacagtgaagaaaatcaagaaaatgtaAAATGAACAATTGAACAAGTGGAgataagaatgtaaaaaaaaaaaaaattactgagaaaagggataaaagcaacaaaaatatataaacagaaaaacaattaccacaaaacaagaaaaagtaacaGAAAAATTAGAAGAATGATCAACAAGAGACATTTATATAGTGTCACATTTACACATTACAAGTTACCTGTGGACAACAAGTTACCTTTGAACAACAAGTTACAATTTACCAGTAGACATCAAATTACAAGTTACATGTAAACAAGAAATTACAAGTTACCTGTTGTTTATaagctacttttttcttcttcttcaacaaaggagacagctcaaggggacacaaaaaaggaaacgataataaaaaaagcccgctactcgctgctcctaaaaagaatcaaaagaggtggccgaatgagaggtcaatttcgggaggagtacAGATAGTCCCCGAGTTACGACGTATGCGACTTACGACCGCTCGCTTACCGTCGTAGTTGTATACAGGTAGTCCCCGAGTTACGACGTATGCGACTTACCACCACGCGCACTTACAACGAGGTCAATAATATTAGTATAAGACTTGTCCCTACCTGTGTTGTAGTGGAGGTCTTCACTCAGGAAGCGGTGGAGGTCCTCGTCCCGCCGTCGCAGCTCCGTGGACATGAGCGTCGCCCAGTCGCTCACGGCCGAACACTGAATGTCCAGCGCATCCTGTCTCTTGCGGATGAACTGCTGGAAATTCATGCGCTGCTCCTCCAACACCTGCGGGGAGGGATGCAGTGaggcgaggggaggagaaagggatggggagagaacagggagggggtaggaaaggcgagagaagggaggaatgagggagagaatgaacagGGTAGATTTAGGGAGTTaggcgaagagaggagagaggagaggtagtgtggaagggtgaggaaggaagggaaaagagggtgaggaagtgaggcgagagagagaggaaggaaaggaaaggattaggaataggaagggaggaatgaaggagaaaggggaggataaaTGAACAGGGTAGAGTAGttagggagtgaggggaagagaggagagaggggaggtagtgtggaggggtgaggaaggaaggaaaagaggggaggagaaagagagaggaaggaaagtaaaggactGTGGGTGtgactgaggaaaggaaggaaaacattaaaAATCGAGTTCttgatatactactactacaacccttATTACCTCAAtgactacaactcctcctcctcctcctcttcccaccattACCAGTTCATGAGTTTCCGCAGTTGCCCTCATGCCCGCTAGGACGTTCTGAGTGTGGTGGGTGTGACTCTGAAGGCCGTGGGTGAGGGAGTCTGCCTCCTTCCGTAGCTCGGCCTCCTGTGATAGGTAGAGCTCCTCCCAAGCCGCCCTGGCCGTCCCCACGAACACCCGCGTATCCAGCTCCGCCTCCTCAACGTGGCTCACCGATGCGTGGTTGGAGAAGAGAgcctgggggaggggggttgggtgagcctgatagtggtggtggtggggaaggtggtgatactggtgatagTAATTAGGTTAGGGTGATAATGGTGgggggatttggatagtatagggatgagagaatgaaggtgctggttaactcttgcacgagagatttggatagtatagggatgaaagaatgaagatgctggtgaatgtggtagtggtggttgggtGATAGTGATGGATAGATTGTTTTGTTGGTGGTAATGGGGTGGTAGGTAGGCCTGGTAGGGTGGTGATGTTTACAAGAAGGGTGGCGATGAGGGTGTTGGTTAAAGATGGTTGGCTGAcagggtggtgatgaaggtggtgatggtgacaaatAGGTGGTGTTGGTATTAGATATTTTCCTACACTTCaacacctcctccatttccttccctcccttcctccttccctcctgtaatcactcttccttccctcgctcctcctctctccctcctctgattacccctccttccttccctcccttcctccaagcacttttttttttccctccttccctccctctcatctcttatcACTTTGTctcccctcctgcctctcctccctcccctcctccctctttcctctatcactcttccttttaacactttcatcaccacttccctccctcctttcctccttctctcccttgtttactctgctccctttcctccctttttctcaatATTTTGGCGAGGGTGTAGGaactaatttttcttcctccccttctctctctctctctctctctctatctctatctctatatctctatctatctatctacttgtctcattcttgattttctttctttatttctttctcaatCTCTTCAAAATCAtttaccctttctttctctccctctttctttctttctgtatctctatctgtgttatctatctatcaattctcctatctatttatctatccatgtatctatATAGCCTACCtgtcttatctatctcttcctttatctctatctctctcacctcGCTTATCCCAGCCTCCACCGTGGACGATATATGGTCCGTCTCTTTCTTGAACACGTTCCTGAAGTCTTGGTGAAGTTCCGTCGCGTTGTCTAGTCTCTGCTTCAGGCCTTGCGAGAGCGTCTCCACCGCCACCTGGGTCTGGTTGACgctgggggggaggaagaagagatggaactACGAGTCTTGGATCGTAGCAAAGAGTTGACAGGGggatgactcttgcataagggatttggatagtatagggatgaaagaatgaaggtgctggttaactcttgcataaggggttaggatagtatagggatgaaagaatgaaggtgctggttaactcttgcataagggatttggatagtatagggatgaggaagAACTAACAGGGTCATTGCAAAGAGTATATAGAGGAATGAGAAGGTGTTGTGTCTAATTCACGTTACAGGACGGAACGCGAGGAGGAACTGGAAGGGTCATAACAAAGATTTAAAGGTTATGGGTCTAATTCACGTTATGGGAAGGGACAcatgggaggttaggttaggttaggataggttaggttaggttaggttaggttaggataggataggttaggtaaggataggttaggttaggttaggtaaggataggttaggttaggttaggttaggttaggctaggttaggttaagttagaataggttaggttaggtaaggataggttaggttaggtaaggctaggttaggctaggttaggttaggttagaataggttaggttaggttaggttaggtaagaacaggttaggttaggttaggttaggggggggggggggaagaagaggaagcagtacTAGGATCAGAGTGAAGATATAACAGCGGGAACTTACATCACCTAAACTAACTCACTTACCTGTAGGAGATATCATTGTGGGCGTCGTTGTTAGCGGCCACGAAGTTCTGACTCTGCATACGGATCAGGACCAACTCTTTAACCACGTTGTTCATGCGGTTCTGGATCTCCTGAAGAAGGGGACGAAGGGGACTCACTCGCATTAGAAGTATTAAGAAACATAACATCTATAGTTCCACCTCCTTCGTGCGGTTCCGTAGCAAAGGACTGACACCGGcgcattataagagagagagagagagagagagagagagagagagagagagagagagagagagagagagagcacgtgtgTTGATTCTGATGATGTGTTTGACGAAGATAGACACACTGGCATGTTTGCATTAGTTTGTCTGTTGTGTTGAGTTTGTTTGTGTTGCATTTACAAGTGAATAGCCGtactgacaggaggaggaggaggaggaggaggaggcaaatcaAACGACACAATACAATGACTtcgaatgacagagagagagagagagagagagagagagagagagagagagagagagagagagagctgttgtGATTTCATTTTCGGGttcctttgatctctctctctctctctctctctctccgttttcttacCCAGACATCTcgttttgcttcctcctcttcctcctcctcctcctcctcctctctctctctcgcctccccttcctcgtgtgtcctatccttctctttctcccttctctccttcccctccgccttctctatctcttcctttctctttcactattcgacctttctctttatatctctgtttttatctctctttttctctctctcttctttcttcgcctCTCAATCCTTCTATCCATCATCTACTCCATTCCCTGTTCTTATATATCTGGTaccccgcttcctcttcctcctctttttcctctctctaatcTTTCTTCGTCTCTCAATCCTCCTTCTATCATCTACCCCATTTCCCTGTTCTTATATctgttactcctcttcttcttcctcctcttttcctctctaatctttcttcatctctcaatCCTCGTTCTATCATCTTCATTCCCCTGTTCTTATATttgctactcctcttcctcttcctcctcttttcctctctctaatcTTTCTTCGTCTCTCAATCCTTATATGTCTTATCATCTACCCCATCCCCTGTTCTTATATCTgctacccctcttcctcttccccctcctcctcctcaccctgacGAAGCTGTCCGCGCCGAGGTGGACCTGCCTGGCGTGGTCCCGTGTCCTCGCCGCCAGGTTGCTGTGCTTCGCGGCGAACATTTCCACCTCCTGCGTCAGTTTCTTGAGGGCGTCCGATTCGCGCGTGGCATAGGTCAGATACACGTCCTGCAGCATCTCAACCTAAGGGGGAAGGGGTTAAAATCGTGttgcaatgagtgtttttttaggttcacggtacagaagaagagtcaaactaccaccagggtcataaaactacctctggaaacgcccacaacttaTACGAAagtcttgtttattatttttttattattattttacgtctgcacctatagcgccggtaggcttgcttgaggggcctggatggtgttcggccccagcccgtcatggcgcaggcaagtgtttatagtggcgccatcttctctaggctcatgctgccccccggaactcgttcttgattcacttggacggtttcctcttgagtccgggttgatgggtggtcttcaggacagcatgtgggtagttttaagccactcggcggtgactgaaaaatccgaggtggtagcgtggggattcgaactcgcgtcgtccatcacgtggtgaatgtgggcccaggacgctaccactcagccaccgcctacccattagagaaaaaatgtcttataatacgacccagagAGTAAACCATCCCATCCCTACCTTTGTAATCAGCTCAACGCCCATGGAGGTCAGCGCCGAGGCCTGTTCCGTGAGTATGGTAgcgacagcggcggcggcgggtagGAACGTTTGCTTGTGGTAGTTCTGTATAGCGCGGAGCTGCGAGTCGCGTATTGCCTGCGTGATAGCCAGCGTCTTCTCTATGCTGCTCTGCCCTGCGTAcatctggagggagggagaatgggaagggtcTGATCATCCTTCTTGTTCTccattactctccttcctttccttttccttcctctactgtctactcctttcttcctccctaacctcacctgtccccccttcctctcccttcccctcccttcctcccccctacacacctgGTCGGACGCTGCCTTCTCCAGTGCCGTAATCTGCGTGGTCGTCGTCCGCACCAGCGCCGCGATCTGGTCTGACAGCGCCTCAAGTTCTTGTCCACGCTTTTCCAACCTCGCTCCCAAGTTGTCCCGAAGCTCCTTGCAGAACGCCGCCTGTAGGGAGCGAGGGAGTGCATGGGTGTTAGCGAAGGGGTGCAGGGCGTtaaaggtagaggagaggaagggaaggaaggggaaacgggaggggaaagggggaagggtagaaaaaaaacattgaacgcCGAGGGGAATGAGTgttaaggagggggaagggaatacataggaagggtagtgagggagtgaatataagggagagaagagaaagggagttttgaagagggaaaaagggagagaaaagtgctTTAGGGTTTTGGGAAGGGAGTAAAATATAAGGGATTTTAAAGTagggtggaaaaggaaggaaacagagagagagagagagagagagagagagagagagagagagagagagagagagagagagagagagagagagagagagacgt includes the following:
- the LOC126983764 gene encoding serine-rich adhesin for platelets-like isoform X3, whose amino-acid sequence is MPPAPLPLVADTPIADSSPSSSSSSSSSSSDFVSRGKRKRGPPTLPPSSPSHTMMQDQSHLPPPSPPPPPLLLLPGPTHSPSSSSKKSSSSSSLSFSPLSVASSSSSSSSSSSSSSSKASEEPFSDKEYVSVLERQIRDLRARVAACRSCLVPPQRALAVCGGGAAWRDYRHRRRLLRRHEKRRRKEEKRRRKEERRRSKEKEGVSNTSPSTTTTTSTTTTTPATTTTTTTSPPPRDSDVILDSLLADVAYSEHQDNQRARETHRMSTDFRRGFNQKISRMDEALTQFTDTQAAFCKELRDNLGARLEKRGQELEALSDQIAALVRTTTTQITALEKAASDQMYAGQSSIEKTLAITQAIRDSQLRAIQNYHKQTFLPAAAAVATILTEQASALTSMGVELITKVEMLQDVYLTYATRESDALKKLTQEVEMFAAKHSNLAARTRDHARQVHLGADSFVREIQNRMNNVVKELVLIRMQSQNFVAANNDAHNDISYSVNQTQVAVETLSQGLKQRLDNATELHQDFRNVFKKETDHISSTVEAGISEALFSNHASVSHVEEAELDTRVFVGTARAAWEELYLSQEAELRKEADSLTHGLQSHTHHTQNVLAGMRATAETHELVLEEQRMNFQQFIRKRQDALDIQCSAVSDWATLMSTELRRRDEDLHRFLSEDLHYNTVTVPDDGDEYKISRRQDGSWAYQSGHAHTQAHPPGPTHTRPLTSNVTHHLARGAYSGASHSTTQQSSRNARPQSHTGRATPHALTPDPKATTASHRDTTTRDEDPSSPDGDTSAITASTGNTSAAHHTLSIAGTHTSLGNARNTDTLNGRDKLAARRTGHTRNTYSPDTFTDGRDKMTTARRTTNTRNTYTPDIPTDRIDKVAAIRHTTGITHTPHSHKTDTNNGKDTPSSVGQTTTPETTTKGRNKSTALRHTTSTGDITTTSSSSSSFSSIMDNPISARQTSTTTIANFSTTAKPITNTKDTRDSHTPTSISTRHITTSTITRDTHTPALHTTSLSTDNNDTPSSATGIESITMDSKTFLKASNTTNTKTKTTTNTSSNTTSLTSVATQEHKQGKQTSGDYEDERETAMNVLTLAEDASPASPNHPLIPTLRTPSLAPASQPRTPPHPALGETEVPSSNHLDEGSGSEWEEKWEVMVGDRDMTNSEMRPHFTPLETDKVTEVTTNTETSPHFSPLDIDTAMEDTTMAETTPHISSREEGTTAGVSSKITLDIDGVEGSVKTTRTEGDTDAGEDAVQDQEGSTEAVSMRNQNDGTYENPPCRIMCRENGNREMRDRKILSEEDKDESIEKTSSSSSSSSLKIHNNNHKDEDDTKNSSSSSSSSSKAYSDVSEDEIVRNFRKILQEAHATIQRFRKDFQSPGHVTFANATPAVPWERFLAGKAERARGGNNNNIKETNTTSNVSTPPPDATPPKSTSSDTTEVDITTNTTTNTTEGHDAGTTEDRNPFKPSTKRNPIRHSARKRKSGRSTRERGKGDRKRKRKGGGKKNKKG
- the LOC126983764 gene encoding serine-rich adhesin for platelets-like isoform X2, whose protein sequence is MPPAPLPLVADTPIADSSPSSSSSSSSSSSDFVSRGKRKRGPPTLPPSSPSHTMMQDQSHLPPPSPPPPPLLLLPGPTHSPSSSSKKSSSSSSLSFSPLSVASSSSSSSSSSSSSSSKASEEPFSDKEYVSVLERQIRDLRARVAACRSCLVPPQRALAVCGGGAAWRDYRHRRRLLRRHEKRRRKEEKRRRKEERRRSKEKEGVSNTSPSTTTTTSTTTTTPATTTTTTTSPPPRDSDVILDSLLADVAYSEHQDNQRARETHRMSTDFRRGFNQKISRMDEALTQFTDTQAAFCKELRDNLGARLEKRGQELEALSDQIAALVRTTTTQITALEKAASDQMYAGQSSIEKTLAITQAIRDSQLRAIQNYHKQTFLPAAAAVATILTEQASALTSMGVELITKVEMLQDVYLTYATRESDALKKLTQEVEMFAAKHSNLAARTRDHARQVHLGADSFVREIQNRMNNVVKELVLIRMQSQNFVAANNDAHNDISYSVNQTQVAVETLSQGLKQRLDNATELHQDFRNVFKKETDHISSTVEAGISEALFSNHASVSHVEEAELDTRVFVGTARAAWEELYLSQEAELRKEADSLTHGLQSHTHHTQNVLAGMRATAETHELVLEEQRMNFQQFIRKRQDALDIQCSAVSDWATLMSTELRRRDEDLHRFLSEDLHYNTVTVPDDGDEYKISRRQDGSWAYQSGHAHTQAHPPGPTHTRPLTSNVTHHLARGAYSGASHSTTQQSSRNARPQSHTGRATPHALTPDPKATTASHRDTTTRDEDPSSPDGDTSAITASTGNTSAAHHTLSIAGTHTSLGNARNTDTLNGRDKLAARRTGHTRNTYSPDTFTDGRDKMTTARRTTNTRNTYTPDIPTDRIDKVAAIRHTTGITHTPHSHKTDTNNGKDTPSSVGQTTTPETTTKGRNKSTALRHTTSTGDITTTSSSSSSFSSIMDNPISARQTSTTTIANFSTTAKPITNTKDTRDSHTPTSISTRHITTSTITRDTHTPALHTTSLSTDNNDTPSSATGIESITMDSKTFLKASNTTNTKTKTTTNTSSNTTSLTSVATQEHKQGKQTSGDYEDERETAMNVLTLAEDASPASPNHPLIPTLRTPSLAPASQPRTPPHPALGETEVPSSNHLDEGSGSEWEEKWEVMVGDRDMTNSEMRPHFTPLETDKVMEVTTNTETSPHFSPLDIDTAMEDTTMAETTPHISSREEGTTAGVSSKITLDIDGVEGSVKTTRTEGDTDAGEDAVQDQEGSTEAVSMRNQNDGTYENPPCRIMCRENGNREMRDRKILSEEDKDESIEKTSSSSSSSSLKIHNNNHKDEDDTKNSSSSSSSSSKAYSDVSEDEIVRNFRKILQEAHATIQRFRKDFQSPGHVTFANATPAVPWERFLAGKAERARGGNNNNIKETNTTSNVSTPPPDATPPKSTSSDTTEVDITTNTTTNTTEGHDAGTTEDRNPFKPSTKRNPIRHSARKRKSGRSTRERGKGDRKRKRKGGGKKNKKG